DNA sequence from the Pseudoglutamicibacter cumminsii genome:
GGAGAACGCGGCCTGGGAGTCGAGGTAGGCGTTGGCGGCGAGCTGAACCATGTCGATGGTTTCCATTGCGGAGGCGGTGGTGCCTTCATCAAGACGGTTCAGCAGCAGGAGTTGCTCGACCATCTCGGTCATGTTTTCTGTCTGCTCAATGAGCCTCTCGAGCGAGCGTTCGCCGTCGGGGGATAACTGGTCGGTGACGTGGATGAGTTGTGCGTAGCCGCGGATTGCTGCGAGTGGTGTACGCAGTTCGTGGGAGGCGTCGGCTACGAAGCGCCGCATTTTGGTTTCTGATGCGGTACGGGTTTCGAGGGCGCCACCAACGTTGTCGAGCAGCCGGTTGAGGGCTCCGCCGAGCCGACCGAATTCGGTTGATTTGCTTGCGAGGTCGCGGTCTACTCGTTGGTCGACGTGCACGTCTGACTCTGAGAGCGGCAGGGTCGCGATCGAGTCGGCGACGTCGACGACGTGTTCTAGCGGTTTCATCGTGGACCGCACAACGAAGGTTCCGATCGCACCGACGAGCACGATACCGACGGCCGAGACGATCAGCATCGTGAGGTCGAGCGTCCTGAGTGTCGCGTAGGTGCGTTCTGTCGGGAGGCCCGCGACCATCACGGTTGAAGAGGGGAGCTCGGATGAGCTGACCGGTTGAATTCGGAGTCGGTAATCGCCTGCGTCGAGGCTGATTGTGATGCCCGCGGAGGTCTCTGTTGGGTCGACTTTGGCGACTTCGGAGAGAATCGTGTTGCGGTCGGTGTCCGAAAGCTTCGTGGGCATGCCGGTGTAAGGATCAGAGAGCTCTGGCCCGGCACGGAATTGACCGTCCGCGACGAGGGCGGCGAGGGTTCCGACGGGCTGGCTGCTGACGTCTGTGACGGGCATGTGGTCGCTAGCGGATGTCGCGCGGTCGATGGTTGCGGTGAGGCTGGAATCCAGTTGCCCCCACAATCGGGCAGCCATGAGGGCGTGTGTGAACCCGCCGATGATCATAGAACCAGCGGCGAGCATAAGGGTCAGCAAGACCACCAAGCGTAAGCGCAGTGACATGCGCGCATTCTTGCGAGCTGTGTGGCGCTTGCTGAGACGCACGTGTTAATCACGCTCCGGGCTTGAGGACATATCCAGCTCCGCGAACCGTGTGGATCATAGGTGAGCGGCCTGTATCGATCTTTTTACGAAGGTAAGAGATGTAGAGCTCAACGATATTGGCTTGCCCATCGAAGCCGTAGTTCCACACAGACTCCAGGATCTGCGGTTTGGATACTACACGACGCGCGTTCTCCATTAGGTACTTCAATAGGTCGAACTCGGTTGCTGTGAGTTGGATTTCAACGCCGTCACGGTGGACTTCGTGCGATGCAGTGTTGAGGCTGAGGTCTCCGACGACGATTTCAGTTTCGTCGGCGCTTGCCGCCCCGGAGCGTTGCACGAGGCGGTGGAGACGGAGCAGGAGCTCTTCTAGGTTGAAAGGCTTGGTGACGTAGTCGTCGCCACCGACCGCTAGGCCTTCGATGCGTTCGTTGGGGGAGTCTTTTGCGGTCAGGAAGAGCGCTGGAAGGTCTGGTTTGAATCCGCGGATTCGTTTGAGGACTTCAGGGCCTTCAATTCCAGGAAGCATCCAGTCGAGGACGACGATGTCTGGGTTGATTTCACGTGTGAGCTGAACGGCTTCGAGGCCGTCGTGGCAGACGGTTGCTTCCCAACCGAGCATGCGTATGCCCATTGCTACAAGGTCTGCAAGGGTTGGCTCGTCGTCTACGACGAGGGTGCGGATTGGGGAACCGTCTGGGTGTTCAAGACGCGGGAGTTCTTGAGGAGAGAAACGAGAAGTGCTCATATAACTACTTTTCCTGAGAGACGTGAGGCAACTCTATGTGGTAACTGTGTATTGGCTGTGCTGAATCGCTACCTGAGTGAGGTCGGATTGTCAAGAGTTGATCGAAAGTATATGCAGTGCGTTGAATCAATATTCATTCGATAGCCAATAGATCTGTGCATGGCTGCACTGAGTGACTAGTGTCAGTCACCCCTTGAGGTCCGCTAGATATGCAAAAAGTCTTTGATAATTCGCATCTATAGTTCAAGATGTCTAATAAAGTGACCTTGATCACATAAATGGGCGCAAATCTCGGATAGTGAGACGAATGAATAAATTTTGCTTGCGGTATTGGAATATTGCGAGCAATATCTTGTCATACAAGGAAATGAGTCGAAACTTATAACGTTTCAGGATTTCGGACCTTTGTGAAAGTCGCCGTTTTATACGGCGTCATCTTCGCTCAGGCGCGTTCATAAGCGTTAGGGCTTCGGCCGGCCGAACCCCGGGGCGGCCCGTGCACCGGGGTTACGTCTAAGGAGCAGGTATGTCCACCAATGCCGGATACGTCCACATCTCTGTCCGCGCCGCACAGAAGCGCGCAGCAGCTGCTCGCCGAGCCGCTGAACTAGGTCGTGCAGGATGGGGGAACCTTGCGCCAGTGCCACAGGGGCGTCACGGCATTCATCCGATGCCGGGGCATCTTGGGCAGGAACAGGCTGCTCCTGAAGCCGGCTCTGAGCCGACAGCTCGCGGCTTCGTTGTTTACGTAGGTTTGGACGAGGAGACCGCGGCGGCCGCAGGCACTTCGCTCTCACGCTTGTCTTCGCAGGTGACCACGTTCCTGCAGACCCTCGTCCCGGATGCGCAGACGCACGCAGCAGTCGCGCTCGCACCAGCTAACGCTGGCGGAAACAACATCGACGTTGTGCGTCAGGCCCTCGGCGACCCAACCGTCGCAGGTAACGCACAGGCTCGCCCTGTGCCAGCCATCGCTGACCCGGCTCGCCACACCGTTGGTGTGCTGATTGATCTTTCCCGCCGCGAGGTGCAGCTCGATGGCGAGATCCTGAACCTGACCCACAAGGAATTCGAGCTGCTCAACTACCTCGTTGAGAACGGATCCCGCACCGTGGGCCGCGAGGAGCTGCTTGAGAGCCTATGGCGCGGCGCTGACGAAATTCCGAACGAGCGCACCATCGACGTTCACATCCGTCGCCTCCGCGCAAAGCTCGGCCGTCTCTCCAATACGGTTCGCACGGTCCGCGGCCAGGGTTACCGCTTCTACGATCACCCAGAGGTGACAGTATGGGCGGTTCCGGAATACTCGATCTAATCGAGAACTACATAACGTAAGCAGTGGGGCGGAGCTTGATGCTTCGCCCCACTCGCATTTAATGGTGTTGGGCCAGCGCTGTTTCGATGCGAAGTGAGGATGATGATGGCGGCAAAGACTTTGTTGATCATGCGGCACGGTAAAGCCGAAGCTCCGTGGGGTCAGGAGGACCGGATGCGTCAGCTCACTGAGTTCGGCTGTGAGCAGGCGCGCCGTGCGGGGGAGTATGTGCGGACTGAAGGGCTGGCGCCCGATGCGGCGCTGGTGTCCGATGCGGTGCGTACGCGTGCAACGTACGCGATGTTTTCGTCTGCGCTTGGTGAGGATGCGCCGAGTGCATATCTGGATCCGTCCTTGTATCTCACTGACGCCGCGGGGCTGATCGCTGCGATCAATCATGTCCCGGAGACGGTTTCGCGCCTGATTGTGGTGGGGCATATGCCATCTGTGCAGGATGCGGCGATGCGGTTGGCTTCTATTGATTCGGATGAGCGTGCCGTGATGGACATGGCGGATCACTATCCACCAGCATCGTTGTGTGTGTTCCACTTTGATGGCGTGTGGGCTGAGCTTGATGGGCGCGATGCGACTCTTGAGCGGTTCGTGACGTTCAGGTAGATCGCGCAGGATCCGCGCTGAGACTCGCGGTTAAAGTGCGGTTGCGCCTAAACCTTGGGGCGTACTTAAGGTCGGGGCCACTCTTAAAGGGGCCACTCTTAAAGAAAAACTCCGGCAAGCGATGCTTGCCGGAGTTTTGATTTGCGCGCCCTAAGGGATTCGAACCCCTGACCTTCTGTTCCGTAGACAGACGCTCTATCCAGCTGAGCTAAGGGCGCATTCAGTTTTTCACCTGATGTTCACCTGTTTGGTTCTCATCGATGGCGACCTGCTCAACAATACAGGCACTTGGAGGGGTGTGCAAATCGGTTTGAGGTCAACACGCAAAAGATGTACCGGTCTATTTGACTTGCACGACCTGTGGAAACGAGAGAAACCGCGGAAAATCAACGAACTTCCCATATGTTTCGGCTCGTCAAAGCTCTATTCACGTGGGACGCCTCACGTCACAGGAGGCTGACTTCAGCAAACCATGAGGTTGCACGGCTACTCTTGTTGAAGACGAAACAGTCCATTTGGAGGCACAGTCTTATGACCGCGAACGCCGAGCAGACCGCATTGTCCGCGCCTACTTCCCACCAGAAGTTGGCCCAATGGGTGTCCGAGGTGGCAGCACTGACCCAGCCGGATGCAATCCACTGGGTTGACGGTTCCGAATCCGAAGACCTGAAGCTCAAGCAACTCCTGGTTGACTCTGGTACGTTCACCAAGCTCAACGAGGATCTATTCCCTAACTCTTACCTCGCGAACTCCGACCCAGCTGACGTCGCTCGCGTGGAATCCCGCACGTTCATCTGCTCCGAGAAGGAAGAGGACGCCGGCTTCACGAACAACTGGATGGACCCAGTTGAGATGAAGACCAAGCTCAACGGCCTCTTCGAAGGCTCGATGCGCGGCCGCACGATGTACGTCATCCCGTTCGTGATGGGTCACCTTGATGCGAAGAACCCTAAGTTCGGTGTTGAGATCTCTGACTCCGCATACGTCGTGACGTCGATGCGCATCATGGCCAAGATCGGTAACGAGGTCTTGCGCAAGATGGAAGAGACCGAGGCGTTCTTCGTTCCAGCGCTGCACTCCGTTGGTGCTCCGCTCGAAGAGGGCGAAGAGGACGTCGCTTGGCCATGCAACGAAGAGAAGTGGATCGTTCACTTCCCTGAAGAGCGCTCCATCGTCTCCTACGGTTCCGGCTACGGCGGTAACGCGCTACTTGGCAAGAAGTGCTACTCGCTGCGTATCGCTTCCGTCATGGGTCGCGATGAGGGCTGGCTCGCTGAGCACATGGTTCTTATGCGCCTGACCAACCCAGAAGGTAAGTCCTTCAACATTTCCGCCGCGTTCCCATCGGCGTGCGGTAAGACCAACCTCGCTCTCATCGACCCAACCGTCGAAGGCTGGAAGGCCGAGGTTCTGGGCGACGACATCGTCTGGATGAACTTTGACGAAGACGGCTCCCTGCGCGCGGTCAACCCTGAATACGGTTTCTTCGGTGTGGCTCCGGGCACCGGCTGGTCCACGAACCCGAACGCTATGCGCGCCATCGCCAAGGGCAACACGATCTTCACCAACGTTGCACTGACCGATGAGGGCGGCGTTTGGTGGGAAGGCATGACCGACGAAGCCCCACAGCACCTGATCGACTGGCAGGGTAACGACTGGACCCCGGATGCCGGCCGCCCGGCCGCACACCCGAACAGCCGTTTCTGCACCCCGATTAGCCAGGCCGACATGCTGTCCGAAGAGTACTACAACCCGGATGGCGTCAAGCTCGACGCGATCATGTTCGGTGGTCGCCGCAAGACGACCGTTCCACTGGTTTCCCAGGCCCGTAGCTGGTCCCAGGGCGTGTTCTTCGGTTCGACCCTGTCCTCCGAGACGACCGCCGCAGCAGAAGGCGCGGTTGGCGTTGTGCGTCGCGACCCAATGGCGATGCTTCCATTCATCGGCTACGACGCGGGCGATTACCTTAACCACTGGGACAAGCTCCGCGAGCTCCCAGCAGCTCAGGGCGGCAAGAACCTCCCGGCTGTGTTCCTGGTCAACTGGTTCCGCCGCAACGCCGATGGCGGCTTCGCATGGCCGGGCTTCGGCGAGAACTCGCGCGTTCTGAAATGGATCTGCGACCGCATCGAAGGCAAGGTTGAAGCGACCGAGACCCCTCTGGGCCTCATCCCTGCGGAAGGTTCACTGGATCTGGCTGGCCTCGAGATCAGCGATTCGGACCTCGAAGCCGCAACCCGCTTTGACGTCGAAGAGTGGAAGAACGAACTGCCGCTCATCGAGCAGTGGTACGAGAACTTCGGCGACCACCTGCCAGCCTCCATGCGCGCTGAGCTGGACGCCTTGCGTGAGCGCCTCGGAGCTTAACGTAAGTCGTTACAGCTGATGCTGTGAACTGATGACGATGCCGCAGTCACTAAAGTGAAGTGACTGCGGCATCGTTGTTTTCTGCTCAGAAAGGCGGGGCCATATGGCGGAGCTGACGTTGATTTTCGATGGCCGCTGCGGCGTGTGCACGCGGGCCGCGGGCTGGTTGCGGCGCCTGGATAGGGGCGGCCGGGTTGAGTTGCGGGCATCACAAGAGCGCGGGGTGCGGGAAGCGTTTGGGCTCACGCAGGAGCAGACCGCCGTTGAGATATGGGCTTTCCGCATGCAGCCCGGTGGACGGGATGTAGCGGTTTCGCGTGGCGCAGGCGCGGCTTCTGTTGCGTTGGACGTCGCGTTGGGTACGCGCATTTTCAGGGCTGTGTATCGGTTCCCGCCTGTGCGGTGGTGTGCCGACCTCGTCTACGCGTGGGTGAGTGCCCACCGCGGGCGGTTCCCGGGCATCACGCCGTGGTGCACGCAAAACCCCGGGGCTTGCGAGGATGCTGAGGCATCCCGTGCAAACCCCGGGGCGTGCGGAGCGGTCTAGTTAGAGGAAGCGGTCGAGCGCGTGAGGTCTCGAGCGCTTTAGCTCGAGCTAGCCGCGGAGGATTCCGAGTACGGAATCGCGGATACGTTCCATGGTTTCGCGGTCGTTGGCTTCCGCATTGAAGCGGAGTAGCGGCTCGGTGTTGGACGGCCGCAGGTTGAACCACCATGAGCCGTCGGTTGCGCTGACCGTGGTGCCGTCGAGGGTTTCGACCTCGGTGTCATCGCCGGATCCGAGCTCGTCAACGACCTTCTGGGTTGCGGCAGCGGCGTCCGCGACCTTGGTGTTGATCTCGCCGGACGCGACATACGGCTCGTATTGGGCAACAAGCTCGGACAACGGCTTGTCTTGCCCACCGAGTGCGGCAAGAATGTGCATCGCGGCGAGCATCCCGGTGTCGGCGAAGTAGAAGTCCCGGAAGTAGTAGTGGGCGCTGTGTTCGCCACCGAACACAGCGTCTTCTTCCGCCATGACGGCCTTGATGAACGAATGCCCAACGCGGGTTCGCACAGCGCGGCCGCCGGCCGCCTCAACCGTTTCCGGGACTGCCTTGGACGTGATGAGGTTGTGGATCACCACCGGAGTTTCTTCGCCCGCGGCCTTCGCGCGAGCGATTTCGCGGGCCGCAACCAAAGCGGTGATCGCGGAAGGGGAGACCGCGGCACCGTTTTCGTCCACCACGAAGCAGCGGTCAGCATCGCCATCGAAAGCAAGGCCAAGGTCTGCGCCGTGCTGCTTCACGGCGGTCTGGAGGTCAGCGATATTTTCAGGCTCGATGGGGTTAGCGGGGTGGTTCGGGAAGGAACCGTCGAGCTCGAAGTAGAGCGGGAAGATCTCTAGTGGTAGGGCTTCAAGCTCTGCATCGCCCAGGACGGCTGGGGTCGTGAGCCCAGCCATGCCATTGCCCGCATCGACGACCACCTTGAGCGGCCGGATGCTGGAAAGGTCAACAAGGGAACGCAAGTGCCGCGCGTAGTCCGCAAGCACATCGCGGTGTTCAATCTCAGCGGGCGCGTTGAGCGGCTGCGGGAGGCCCTCGTTGAGGTACTTCTGGGCGAGGATGCGGATGTCCTCTAGGCCGGAATCCGCGGAGATCGGCTTGGCGCCGGCTCGAGTCATCTTGATGCCGTTATAGCCCGCGGGATTGTGGGACGCGGTGAAGGTGACCCCTGCGGCGTCGAGGGAGCCGCTTGCGAAGTAGAGCTCATCGGTTGAGATTTGGCCGAGGACCACGGGATTAGCGCCACGTACCGCGAGGGTCTCAGCGAAAACATTCATGAACTGTGTGCTGGATGGTCGCATGTCTCCGCCGACAAGTACCGTGGACCCGGCTAGGCCAAGGACATCGACGAACGCGGCGGCGGTCGCTTGGACGGTTTCGTCTGTGATGGTCTCGCCGACGATACCGCGCACATCATAGGCTTTAAATGAATCGCTGAGATTGATCGTGGTCATAACTGTCAGACTACGCTGTCATGCTTGTGCCACTGGTCAGGCTCACGGAAACAGCGGGAGGCGTGAGATGGAACATACGGGTAATAAGGGTCTGTCTGCTGATTTCGATGCGGCTTCTGCGCTCGCCGCGCTCCGCCGCCTGGTGGGCAACGACGCTGCGCAGTTTCACCCGGGGCAACTTGAGGCGATCGAGGCGTTAGTCGGGCGCCGGCGTAGGGCCTTGGCGGTTCAGCGGACTGGGTGGGGTAAGTCGGCTGTGTATTTTGTGGCGACTGCGTTGTTGCGGGCGCAGGGTGCTGGCCCAACGTTGATTATTTCTCCGTTGCTGGCGTTGATGCGGGACCAGATTGCGGCGGCTGAGCGGGCTGGTGTGCGTGCGCACGCGATCAATTCGGCGAACGCGACGGAGTGGGAACAGATTCGAGCCAAGCTCGCTGAAGATCAGGTGGATGTTCTGTTGGTGTCTCCGGAGCGGCTGAATAATCCGCGGTTCCGCGAAGAGCAGCTTCCGCAGTTGGTTGAGCGGATGAGTCTCCTTGTGGTGGATGAGGCGCACTGTATTTCTGACTGGGGGCACGATTTCCGGCCGGATTACCGCCGCATCAAGGATCTCATCGAACGCCTTCCGCAGGGAGTTCCTGTTTTGGCGACCACCGCGACCGCGAACGAGCGGGTGGTGCGGGATGTTGAGGAACAGCTCGCCGCGGGTGGCCAGGACGTTTTCACGTTGCGCGGCCCATTGGCAAGGAAGTCGCTGAGGCTCGGGGTTTTGCGGATGGCGAGCCCGCGCAAGCAGCTCGGTTGGCTCGTGCAGCACGTGGGGGAGCTTGAAGGCTCCGGGATTATTTATGCGTTGACGGTTTCTGCGGCCGAAGACATCGCGCAGATGCTACGTGAGGCCGGGTTGAACGTGCGGGCTTACACAGGCCGCACGGACCAGGATGAGCGGCATGAGCTTGAGGATGCGCTCAAGAACAATCAGGTCAAGGCGTTGGTTGCGACGTCGGCGTTGGGCATGGGCTTCGACAAACCTGATCTTGGTTTCGTGGTGCATGTGGGTGCGCCTAGCTCGCCGGTTGCGTATTACCAGCAGGTGGGGCGTGCGGGCCGTGGCACTGAGCGAGCGGATGTTCTGTTGTTGCCGGGGCCGGAAGACCGCGAGATTTGGCGGTATTTCGCCTCGGCCTCAATGCCGCAGGAGTCTGTTGCCCGGGCAGTGATCGATGCGTTGGCTGAGGCGGGTGGGCCGGTTTCGGTTCCGGTTCTGGAAGCGCGGGTCAATGTCCGCCGGACTGCGCTGGAATTGTTGCTTAAGGTGCTGGCTGTTGACGGCGCGGTTGAGCGCGTTCAGGGTGGCTGGGTTGGCACGGGTGTTCCGTGGAGCTATGACCGTGAACGTTATGAACGGGTCGCGCAGGCGCGTGAAGCGGAGCAGGAAGCGATGCTGGCTTATGAGCAGACGGATGGTTGCCGGATGCGTTTCCTCTCCGAGCAGCTGGATGACCCGCATGCAGAAGACTGCAGGCTCTGCGATAACTGTGCCGGCCGGTGGTTCCCGTCTGATGTGGGGGATGAAGCCACGCACCTCGCTGAGGGTGGATTGAGCCGGGTTGGTGTCGAGATTGAGCCGCGGAAGATGTACCCGACAGGACTGTCCGCGTTGGGCCTCGATGTAAAGGGGCGGATCCCTGCCGAGCTTCAGGCCGGTGAAGGGCGCGCGCTGGCTCGGCTAACGGACCCTGGGTGGGGTGCGAGGCTGCGTGAGTTGTTGCAGCAAGCTCCGGATGCCCCGGTTGCTGCCGATGTGGTTCGTGCGTGCGTCAAGGTCGTCGCTGACTGGTCGTCGGCGGCTGGCTGGATGGGGGAGGACGGCACGGCGTCGCCGGAGCGTCCGGTGGGTGTTGTGGCGATGCCATCTGCGCAGCATCCGCAGCTCGTATCCAGCTTGGCGTCTGAGCTTGCTCGGATTGGGCAGATGCGCTTTATCGGCGCGCTTGAGTACGCGGGGGCGCCTCCGCGTACGGGGCCGGGCGGTAACTCGGCGTACCGGTTCGCGGATGTGCAGGGTGCGTTCCTGGTGCCGGAGGCGATGCGTGATGCGGTGGCGTCGGCGCCGGGTCCGTTGCTGCTGGTCGATGACCTCGTGGATTCGCGATGGTCGATCACTAGTGCGGCTGCAGTGTTGCGCCAGGCGGGTGTGCCAGGGGTGCTTCCTTTTGCTTTGGCGGTTGTTGGTTAGCGGGGCTTCGTAGAATTAGAAGTATGGAACCATCGTTTCTGGTCTTGGGCGTTGTAGTTGGTGTGGTCGCGATTGTGTTGGGTCTGCGGTCCGCGGGGAAGCGTGCGCGGAAGAATTTGCAGGAGAACACTACGCCTGAGCGTGCCCGCGAGGTGTCGGAGCTTTTAGACGTTGAGACCCATAAGGCGGTTTATGCCCGGATCGCTCAGAATGATCTGATGGGTGCGGCGCAGTTGATTAAAAGCGCGACTGACCGTTCGAACATGGACTGCATCACCGACGTTGTGGCGTTGCAGCAGTACCCGCAGGTCAAGTCGCAGGCCGCGTTCCGCGAGATAGAAACCCCGGAATTCGAGACGCCGAAGTTTGAAAATCTGGAGCTGGAAAGCCTGGAGCGCAAGGCGTCTGAGGCGTCGTCAGCTGAACCGCACGCCGACGTCCAGGATTCGACCGCATCGGGCCCTGTTGATGCCTCTGATCTTGATATTCCTTCTGACCAGGATTGGGCGATCCCGGAAGATTGGGCGGTCCGGTACGGCGATGAGGCGGCGGCGTCCGAGCGTCACATGAACTTCACCCACAACGATGGGGAGCGTGAGCATTCGTTCAGTACTCAGGACATTCCGGCTGCTGAACGCGACCAGCTGATGGCTAAGTTGCGTGACCGTCGGTTCGATGAGGCATCCGAGATCATCGGCCGGCATATTGACCTGGATCAGGGGATCATTCGCCGCGCTTTGGAAGCAAACATGGCCGCTGGTTCGGGCAACGGAGTCACGTTGCAGGTCAACGTTGGTGACGGGCGCACGGTCACGTTCAGTACGGACCGTTTGAGCGAAACCGAGCGGGGCATTTTCATGACGGCGATGCACATGGAAGACGTGGACGCTGCCGTGGATATTTTCATGCGTCATACCGGTGTTGATGAGGAACACGCGCGCGAGGTGCTCCAGCAGGTGGCGCACCTATATAAGCGCGGCCACTAAGCGCGCATCTGCTTCGTTTAGCTTTCCGCTAAGGCTATTCACCTGGGTGAGGTGTTCGCCTTTAATGGTCGTGTAGGTCTGATCTAGTTTTCTCGCCTTATACGTTGTCCCGCTAAGGAGGAACACATGGCATTGGCACCAAACGGAAACGATCCATTTGCTGGCTTGGGTGAGGTCCCAAGCTTCGAGCTGACGTCCACCACGGTTGAGGATGGTGGGATGTGGCCGGCTGAACAGTACTCCGGCGCTTTCGGCATTGAGGGCGGTAAGGACATTTCGCCGCAGCTCAGCTGGTCTGGCGCACCTGAGGGAACTAAGAGCTTCGCGGTCACGGTGTTTGACCCGGACGCTCCAACGCAGTCGGGTTTCTGGCACTGGGTTCTCACTCGTATCCCGGCTTCGGTTACGGAGCTCGCTGAAGGCGCAGGCGATGGCCTGGACCTTCCGGAAGGTGCGTTCCAGTTGAAGAACGATGGCGGCCAGCCTGGCTTCATCGGTGCCGCTCCGCCGCAGGGCCATGGCCCGCATCGTTATGTGATTACCGTACACGCGCTAGACGTTGAGGACCTGGGTGTGGATGGCGACACCTCGCCGGCTAAGCATGGTTTCATGATGTTCGGTCACACGCTGGGCCGCGCCACGATTGTGGTCAACGGCGAGATCCCAGCGTAGTTTTCAGCCGATACGGCTTGTATGTGATTCGGGGGTGGTTCCGCGGCATGGGTCGCGGAACCATCCCCGACGCGTTTACTTCTGCCTCCGCCCTGGATGGTTAGGTCTCGCTAACTTTAGGTGATGCTTAGTAAGCGAAGCCTTTCTTTGCTAGCGCTTGCCGTTGAAACGGAGGATGCTGTTCATACGACTTCAACGAATGTAGGGCCTGAGAACAGGTCGGAGCCGCATCAGGCTTCGGGACACGCGCAAAAACTGAACTGGCTACGTGCGGGTGTTTTGGGCGCTAATGACGGCATCGTTTCTGTCGCTGCGGTGGTGGTTGGTGTCGCGGGTGCGACGAGCCAGATCGGCCCGATTCTGACGGCCGGTGCCGCCGCTGTGATTGGTGGCGCGGTGTCGATGGGGTTGGGTGAATACGTTTCGGTTTCTTCGCAGAGGGACGCGGAGGAAGCCCTAGTTGCCAAGGAGAAACGTGAGCTTCAAGAAGATCCTGAGGGTGAGCTTGAGGAGCTGCCGCAGCTGTATCAGGAGCAGGCGCTCTCGCGTGATACTGCGGAGAAGGTCGCGGTTGAGTTGACTGAGAAGGATGCGTTGAAGGCGCACCTGCAGATGGAGCTCAACATCGATGAGGATGACATTGTGAGTCCGTGGCATGCGGCTTTCGCGTCGATGCTCGCGTTCCTTGCTGGTGCTATCTTGCCGATGCTGACGATCGTCCTGCTCCCGCAGGGGGCGAACATTGTGGGCACGTTTGTTGCGACGTTGGTTGCGCTCGCGCTTACGGGGGCGGTTAGTGCCGAGCTGGGCGGTAGTTCGCCGGTCAAGGCCGGTATACGCGTGGTGATCGGTGGCGCGATGGCGCTCGGGTTCACGTACCTTGTGGGCTACCTGCTGGGCGCGTCCGGGGTCGCTTGAGGT
Encoded proteins:
- a CDS encoding sensor histidine kinase; the protein is MSLRLRLVVLLTLMLAAGSMIIGGFTHALMAARLWGQLDSSLTATIDRATSASDHMPVTDVSSQPVGTLAALVADGQFRAGPELSDPYTGMPTKLSDTDRNTILSEVAKVDPTETSAGITISLDAGDYRLRIQPVSSSELPSSTVMVAGLPTERTYATLRTLDLTMLIVSAVGIVLVGAIGTFVVRSTMKPLEHVVDVADSIATLPLSESDVHVDQRVDRDLASKSTEFGRLGGALNRLLDNVGGALETRTASETKMRRFVADASHELRTPLAAIRGYAQLIHVTDQLSPDGERSLERLIEQTENMTEMVEQLLLLNRLDEGTTASAMETIDMVQLAANAYLDSQAAFSDHTWEFDAFTEGAPAYVEGDPTQLSRVLSNLASNAAKHTSSGTQVNITVGIEPSEATSVPTPRTSTSPGNTSTTQLHTDEHARSRHSGYDVVLRFHDTGEGIDPEFLPKIFDRLARADKARSGSSSTSGLGLAIVKAIVEAHHGTIIAQSEPGDTVFTIRLPYSPPTETAPTRRRADV
- a CDS encoding response regulator transcription factor: MSTSRFSPQELPRLEHPDGSPIRTLVVDDEPTLADLVAMGIRMLGWEATVCHDGLEAVQLTREINPDIVVLDWMLPGIEGPEVLKRIRGFKPDLPALFLTAKDSPNERIEGLAVGGDDYVTKPFNLEELLLRLHRLVQRSGAASADETEIVVGDLSLNTASHEVHRDGVEIQLTATEFDLLKYLMENARRVVSKPQILESVWNYGFDGQANIVELYISYLRKKIDTGRSPMIHTVRGAGYVLKPGA
- a CDS encoding winged helix-turn-helix domain-containing protein, translated to MSTNAGYVHISVRAAQKRAAAARRAAELGRAGWGNLAPVPQGRHGIHPMPGHLGQEQAAPEAGSEPTARGFVVYVGLDEETAAAAGTSLSRLSSQVTTFLQTLVPDAQTHAAVALAPANAGGNNIDVVRQALGDPTVAGNAQARPVPAIADPARHTVGVLIDLSRREVQLDGEILNLTHKEFELLNYLVENGSRTVGREELLESLWRGADEIPNERTIDVHIRRLRAKLGRLSNTVRTVRGQGYRFYDHPEVTVWAVPEYSI
- a CDS encoding SixA phosphatase family protein; its protein translation is MAAKTLLIMRHGKAEAPWGQEDRMRQLTEFGCEQARRAGEYVRTEGLAPDAALVSDAVRTRATYAMFSSALGEDAPSAYLDPSLYLTDAAGLIAAINHVPETVSRLIVVGHMPSVQDAAMRLASIDSDERAVMDMADHYPPASLCVFHFDGVWAELDGRDATLERFVTFR
- a CDS encoding phosphoenolpyruvate carboxykinase (GTP), with the protein product MTANAEQTALSAPTSHQKLAQWVSEVAALTQPDAIHWVDGSESEDLKLKQLLVDSGTFTKLNEDLFPNSYLANSDPADVARVESRTFICSEKEEDAGFTNNWMDPVEMKTKLNGLFEGSMRGRTMYVIPFVMGHLDAKNPKFGVEISDSAYVVTSMRIMAKIGNEVLRKMEETEAFFVPALHSVGAPLEEGEEDVAWPCNEEKWIVHFPEERSIVSYGSGYGGNALLGKKCYSLRIASVMGRDEGWLAEHMVLMRLTNPEGKSFNISAAFPSACGKTNLALIDPTVEGWKAEVLGDDIVWMNFDEDGSLRAVNPEYGFFGVAPGTGWSTNPNAMRAIAKGNTIFTNVALTDEGGVWWEGMTDEAPQHLIDWQGNDWTPDAGRPAAHPNSRFCTPISQADMLSEEYYNPDGVKLDAIMFGGRRKTTVPLVSQARSWSQGVFFGSTLSSETTAAAEGAVGVVRRDPMAMLPFIGYDAGDYLNHWDKLRELPAAQGGKNLPAVFLVNWFRRNADGGFAWPGFGENSRVLKWICDRIEGKVEATETPLGLIPAEGSLDLAGLEISDSDLEAATRFDVEEWKNELPLIEQWYENFGDHLPASMRAELDALRERLGA
- a CDS encoding thiol-disulfide oxidoreductase DCC family protein, which translates into the protein MAELTLIFDGRCGVCTRAAGWLRRLDRGGRVELRASQERGVREAFGLTQEQTAVEIWAFRMQPGGRDVAVSRGAGAASVALDVALGTRIFRAVYRFPPVRWCADLVYAWVSAHRGRFPGITPWCTQNPGACEDAEASRANPGACGAV
- a CDS encoding phosphomannomutase/phosphoglucomutase; the protein is MTTINLSDSFKAYDVRGIVGETITDETVQATAAAFVDVLGLAGSTVLVGGDMRPSSTQFMNVFAETLAVRGANPVVLGQISTDELYFASGSLDAAGVTFTASHNPAGYNGIKMTRAGAKPISADSGLEDIRILAQKYLNEGLPQPLNAPAEIEHRDVLADYARHLRSLVDLSSIRPLKVVVDAGNGMAGLTTPAVLGDAELEALPLEIFPLYFELDGSFPNHPANPIEPENIADLQTAVKQHGADLGLAFDGDADRCFVVDENGAAVSPSAITALVAAREIARAKAAGEETPVVIHNLITSKAVPETVEAAGGRAVRTRVGHSFIKAVMAEEDAVFGGEHSAHYYFRDFYFADTGMLAAMHILAALGGQDKPLSELVAQYEPYVASGEINTKVADAAAATQKVVDELGSGDDTEVETLDGTTVSATDGSWWFNLRPSNTEPLLRFNAEANDRETMERIRDSVLGILRG